ATCCATACCCTAGATATAAGTATGATCCATTGTGACTATGGGCCAGGAACTTCGATATATGTAGCTGATGTCGTAAACTTGAGAAACCATACATACCTTACAAGATTATACTTAAACAATAATAGATTGTCCCTTCCGGAGTTTGGTGTTATTTCGTTATTACCTAAAAGTTTACGATTCATTTCGGCAAACAAGAATAGACTTACATTTGGTTCTTACGTATTTGAATTTGCCAGCGCTGTTAATTTAGAGTACTTTGACGGTAGCAGACAATACATATCGCATGACCCCGACACTGGTTCTATGGATTGTGATGACTGGAGGGCGCCCCCACCTAAATTTAACCATTTACAAGGAAGTAAATCAATCAACCAAAACCGACTCTTTTCATATAAACACAGTAATAACATCTGGCAGACGTCTTCTGCGATACACACCAGTTTGACACAAGCACGTACATTCCCTGTTCCAACTAACCTTAGAGAGTTGATTTTCTTTGAATGCGTGTTAGATTATGAAATAGGAACTGTTCCTCTTGGGCCAAACAACTTAACCCGTGTTGACCTTCATGGAAACCTATTACACTCTTGGAAAGGAACAATGCTAAACATTAACAAGGTAAAGATTATTGACGGATCCAATAacttttgtacatatatatcagaTAGTTTCTTTGACCATTCTGAAAACTTAGAAGAACTCCTTTTACACGACAATCTACTGGGAAATGTTCTGAAGACCGATGGAAATGGAAACATTTTCCGTCGTCTCGTACACCTGAAAGTATTGGACTTATCATGGAATAGAATTCAAGAAGTTCCAAACCTTTTGCTTAAGAATCAAAATGAActtcaaatattaaatattagtAATAATGAAATGCTCACATTCGACCTAAAATTTGAACACATGAATAATTTGCAATACTTAAATCTTTCTAAAAATCGCCTATCCCTATTAAGCAAACAAACCCGGAAACAAATAGACGGTGGTAGGAGTCATAATCTAACAGTTAacttatatggaaataaactaCAATGTTCTTGTGAAACACTGGAATTCCTGCAATGGCTTGGCGACAACAGGGATAAATTTGATGactttcaaaaatatcaatgcCAATTCCCAGATGAAAACATCAGGAATTTTTCAGATTTTGAAGATGTTGTGACAGACTTAATGAAATCTTGCCACAAATATACTGGTTTGATAGTGGGCGTTGCTGTATTCCTAGCCGTCTCTTTGATCCTCTCTGGTATCGTATATCGTTATCGATGGAGGATAAggtatgtatattatatgacaaaatcaaaatatatggAATACGTCACTTTGACTACGAACAATGACGAATATCGCTATGATGCTTTTGTATCACATTCTGAAGAAGATGAATGCTTTGTTTATCAAGACCTTTTGCAAAATCTTGAAAATACCTATGACTTAAACCTGTGTACACTCCAGCGGAACTTTCAAGCAGGAGAATCTATTTTTGAACATCTGGCAACAGCCATTCGGAAGAGCAGAAAAACTATTGTAATAGTATCCGAAAGCTATATGAAATGCAGCATGTGCGAATATCAATTCAATATAGCTCGTATGGAGAGCATTTATGCGAGGAAAGGGGCTTCTGTTCTGTTCTTGGTGTTCTATGGTAATGTAAGACCGGAAGACCTTCCGCTTTCGATGATGGACCTGATAAACAGAAACCTCTATATTGAATATCCGGACGACGAGCAGGGGAATGTTGTTTTCTGGAGGTATTTGAATGACATTGTAAAACCTCCCCATTGAAACTGATAAAGTTTTAGTTCCCTTGATAGTATTACTTTACCTGTAATAAGGAACGATTCGGATCATTTTGCATCTAGTTAAGGTTTGGACGCCTCGtgattggccctgcaggtaggacgCTAGAATTGTACCCGCTGCCTCTATTGGGTGATGTTAAGGCGACTGAATTTGAGATTCGAATGGCGTTCGCCCCTTTGAGGTAGTGTCTGGGTTCTGTCTgccgtataatgtgaccggtggggtgtgttgctcgaTGTCTTCTGTGGCATTTTACAGTGACATCACACAGTAAGAAatgacaagagttccactatacaagacgatacaacacgaacataccaccatctccaaaaacacgcatcTCTCAtataacacatcacatacacgggagaccgtccttacatgaccctggctgttaatagaaagtaaaatacataaaccaaaccaaacattGCATGACACTTTAACGCTGATCAtggtttatttgttttgtatgcAAGTAAGGTGGTAAAAGTGACAAAAACCTAGACCATTGTCCGGTTTTTTCTGTTCGCCTGTAAGCTAATGCATGTTCTTAGTGTTTGTCGGCAAAATCAAATGTTCAATAGAACAAGCATTTTTACCTTAGTCTAATTGTTTCGTTTGTGAGTGATGAGATATTTTGttaatcatttaataatttcTAGGCTTTAATGATTTCGGTTTTGTACTGGTGTAGctcgtacaataatgtataGATAGCTTGATTATGTAAGGATGGCCTTACTTCTATAGATTTTGTATACTGATGATGAGTACCGCCGTAGTCTCGTGTGTTCATAATAGTCGTGTTTAGCCCACTTAGAACATTGACGAATACTGTCCGCATTATAGTGCTGATTAACGGTTTTGGACACTTGTAAGCTTGCAAGGTTATTTATTACAGCGTCAGCTTACCCATGAAACATAATGTTACGTATCAATCTACACATTAGAATAGTGAAGTCATCGTCCTGATATAAGGTTTAGGACACCTCATGTAACCTGACGCTGATATCGCATCATGCTGTTTAGTTTAATAGAAGTTAGGTGGTAAGACTGGCATAGAACTTAGAAATTTCACAATTCCTACTTGTAAGGTTATTATAACAGCGTCAGCTTACCCATGAAACATACTGTTACGTATCAATCTACACATTAGTCAATATTCAATATAATGAAGTGTGTATATTCTATAGAGTATGTTGATGGAATGCGTTAACAGGGAGTATCATTTTGTAAAGCTTTGTAATAAgaaattttgtttcatattaTAACCTGTGTTTTGATTGTCTTTATAGTATGTCCAAACATATTTTgattgtatacatacaaatgttcCTGTGTCAATTAATACGTTACTTTGCAACCTAAATTTGTACTCAAGatattaatatcttattttttaatCGGAGTTttgaatgttttgattttcaaataaattaatataatttaaattgattttcgtatgttttttgtcaaattcTTCCTGGTCAAGAACAGTGTCAATTAAGGACGAAAGTTGCCTCAATAGGAATGTCATTTGAGTAGTAAGTGAGAAATAATGCAGTGGTCCACAGTCATGGATAGctatatacaataataataatatattttatcgtTTCTGAGATAATTACCTAATTAATAACTAATATCAAgatgataaaataattcattgataACGTATCAAAAGTAATTACACAATTGGATCTACAAATCATAAATTACTAGAATGATTTTacatgaaaacatttcaaaCGATCTTTGAACAGTAGTATTGTTTCTTGCCACAACAAAGTactgtttgaaaataaaatacagagtacaatgtattatatgaAAGACAAACCTTGTTGTTGGTGGTGTTTGTTGCTGATTATTctcatatatttacacttgctaggcttggtcactatactctaatactagccgattttttttaccataactgcatggtaacattgaactttgaacttgcgtatgaaaatgttctgtgcaacgtaaaaggactactttttaaaaaaaaagaaacacatggctttgtttgcattttgacgcaacattacgtgtatattgttgtttttcatagaattttggaaaaatctaaacaatatatacatgttttatatttatatatgattcaaacaatttttaaattaacaattgtataaagaaacggaaaaatatcccgaccgggccGACGTGctttaatttttgttaaaaatgatgggtgtcaaatgtaaacattacctatgtgcctatgttcgtcctacgatcgagtctttggggtggacgggcgtgagaccctctgatagagctgtggtcagttataaacatatcctcttgtctttgttctttgagaatttaatcatgtgtattataaaacatgcaccgctagtaatccacgtgttgacagttacgcgtcaccacaaatacatacaagtgaagttgttccatagatggcgatggatctaagcgtagattatataatcacatggc
This genomic window from Argopecten irradians isolate NY chromosome 4, Ai_NY, whole genome shotgun sequence contains:
- the LOC138321157 gene encoding toll-like receptor 4 isoform X2, producing MAAVRVICVALTVVMMVTANGHTGMSDHQHCVSDVRCRCNVSDGTGLVADCSNLNMSSIPKFYSNVTKILLQRNNIKHLKIEDRQFPRSVLYLDISENKLETFVDNPFRSMDSLVYLDLGNNLLKYMPNVFPRNVFKGLKSLSYLNLQGNNVLNTLHPDNLSYPVSIGDIAMLTTCLLDGVDQTGFPSEFKDLLHLEVLDLGNEAATCELPILRSNYFENVTSVRNLSLSYCQIRFIENGTFLKLTQLYFLNVSNNDRLTFGVMSNLTSDLKALPIHTLDISMIHCDYGPGTSIYVADVVNLRNHTYLTRLYLNNNRLSLPEFGVISLLPKSLRFISANKNRLTFGSYVFEFASAVNLEYFDGSRQYISHDPDTGSMDCDDWRAPPPKFNHLQGSKSINQNRLFSYKHSNNIWQTSSAIHTSLTQARTFPVPTNLRELIFFECVLDYEIGTVPLGPNNLTRVDLHGNLLHSWKGTMLNINKVKIIDGSNNFCTYISDSFFDHSENLEELLLHDNLLGNVLKTDGNGNIFRRLVHLKVLDLSWNRIQEVPNLLLKNQNELQILNISNNEMLTFDLKFEHMNNLQYLNLSKNRLSLLSKQTRKQIDGGRSHNLTVNLYGNKLQCSCETLEFLQWLGDNRDKFDDFQKYQCQFPDENIRNFSDFEDVVTDLMKSCHKYTGLIVGVAVFLAVSLILSGIVYRYRWRIRYVYYMTKSKYMEYVTLTTNNDEYRYDAFVSHSEEDECFVYQDLLQNLENTYDLNLCTLQRNFQAGESIFEHLATAIRKSRKTIVIVSESYMKCSMCEYQFNIARMESIYARKGASVLFLVFYGNVRPEDLPLSMMDLINRNLYIEYPDDEQGNVVFWRYLNDIVKPPH
- the LOC138321157 gene encoding toll-like receptor 4 isoform X3 gives rise to the protein MMVTANGHTGMSDHQHCVSDVRCRCNVSDGTGLVADCSNLNMSSIPKFYSNVTKILLQRNNIKHLKIEDRQFPRSVLYLDISENKLETFVDNPFRSMDSLVYLDLGNNLLKYMPNVFPRNVFKGLKSLSYLNLQGNNVLNTLHPDNLSYPVSIGDIAMLTTCLLDGVDQTGFPSEFKDLLHLEVLDLGNEAATCELPILRSNYFENVTSVRNLSLSYCQIRFIENGTFLKLTQLYFLNVSNNDRLTFGVMSNLTSDLKALPIHTLDISMIHCDYGPGTSIYVADVVNLRNHTYLTRLYLNNNRLSLPEFGVISLLPKSLRFISANKNRLTFGSYVFEFASAVNLEYFDGSRQYISHDPDTGSMDCDDWRAPPPKFNHLQGSKSINQNRLFSYKHSNNIWQTSSAIHTSLTQARTFPVPTNLRELIFFECVLDYEIGTVPLGPNNLTRVDLHGNLLHSWKGTMLNINKVKIIDGSNNFCTYISDSFFDHSENLEELLLHDNLLGNVLKTDGNGNIFRRLVHLKVLDLSWNRIQEVPNLLLKNQNELQILNISNNEMLTFDLKFEHMNNLQYLNLSKNRLSLLSKQTRKQIDGGRSHNLTVNLYGNKLQCSCETLEFLQWLGDNRDKFDDFQKYQCQFPDENIRNFSDFEDVVTDLMKSCHKYTGLIVGVAVFLAVSLILSGIVYRYRWRIRYVYYMTKSKYMEYVTLTTNNDEYRYDAFVSHSEEDECFVYQDLLQNLENTYDLNLCTLQRNFQAGESIFEHLATAIRKSRKTIVIVSESYMKCSMCEYQFNIARMESIYARKGASVLFLVFYGNVRPEDLPLSMMDLINRNLYIEYPDDEQGNVVFWRYLNDIVKPPH